The Vitis vinifera cultivar Pinot Noir 40024 chromosome 7, ASM3070453v1 genomic interval tttttaaaaattgtttttttcagAATGGTTTTCAATACATTACCAAAAATACCTATAGTTTGGGTTGCCAAAAGATGGGAAATTCTCACATTCAGTCTCTATAGAATAGAAGTGATAAGAAGCTAAACCCCTTTGATAAATAACATAGAAGTTCAGCAACAACAGTCACAAATGTAACATTCGCATTTCCTTTACCTGGAATACAATGATATAACTTTAGGACTTTTCTCATATATAAAGATTGTATCCAACAATTATTTCACACAGAGGAGAAGCAGATTGAAGATTCTACAACAATGTACGGAGCTCAGTGTCCATGTATCTGGATATCAGCATATCCAAAAGTTTTCTCGCTGCTGTAAGACATGTACAGGAACCCGTCCTCATCCTTGAAGGATTCATAGACAGTGTCCATCAAACTTGCTGCAAGTAGACATGTGTAAAAAATATCAGCAGATTATCAGGGCAAAAACCTTCATGCAATGAATCCACAGAAGATATGAACCAAGTGATTTAATGGCATTTCTACCTGTTTGAGGTAAGGTATTCTCCACAAATACGAAAAGAGCTTTTCCAGGAGTCAGATGAAGCCTGATACTTAAGATGTGAATGAATTGCCCAACAGACATGTCCCGGGGAACCAGGAATCTAATAACAAAGGGAAAATGGCAAAATGTTAAGCCAAGTTACTTCAATATCCTTTAAAATAGCAGAAAAAGGCAACCCTAAACTGTAGGATAGGTAGTGGATTCTTTTACCTCAGTGTGACAATTACAGAGGACTGAActttgaagagagagagagagagagagaggaggaaaTCCCTGACTGCccttaaaataaatacaaaactaatttaataaagtggcaGGGATGAGAAACTGAAGTTCAATCAGCTTCTTGATATGCTTGGTTGTAAATAGCTAACTGGGAGAAAATGTGTACGGTGATattcaaagggacttcctttgAGCCCTGGGGAGGCTTGTACAAGAAGCTCCCATTTAGGTAGTTGGTCTGTTGTTCAATTGAACAAAAAGAATGGAGGTCTTGGCATCAGGAGTCTTCACACTCTAAACAAGGCTCTCCTTGGTAAATGGAACCGGATATTTGCTTCAGAGAGAGGATCCCTTTGAAACAAAGTCAGAGCTAGAAAATTTGGGGCTAATGAAGGCGATGGTGTTTAAGGATGTGAAAGACATCTATGGGTTGGGATTGTGGAAGGTTATTAGAAATGAGTAAGAGATCTTTGGAAGTAGATCTCACTTCATACTGGATAACACAAGAAGAGTAAAAATTCAGAAAGATAAGTGGGGGGAAAGCTCTTTGGAAGGATCCTTTTGGTGTTATTCTCTATAACTATTGATAAAGACACTTGAGTAGCAGAGATGAGGGAGCAAGTTGGAGAAGGGGGTCGGCGAAATCCCAATTTCAGAAATAGTTGCATGATTAGGAAGGAGTAGAGGCCTTTTTTAGAAGACTACAATCAACCAGGATTAGAAAGGATGAGGAGAATAGCTTGGGTTGGAAAGAAGCTAAGTGTGACAAACAAATCCTACTGCTCTTCTCTACCATGGGGAAGAAGTGAGCCTTTCCTTGCAAGCATAGTATAGAAGGATTTTAACCATTGACCAACTAAGCAGGGGATGGATTTTGCTAGACTAATGTTACATGTGTAAAGGAGATGAGGAGTCAGTTGACCATATGCTCTTACACTACTCCAAAGTGAGAATTTTGTGGCAGCTAGTGTTTTCTCCTTTTGGAGTGATTTAGGTAATGCACTCTTTGGTAAGAGGAAATCTATTGggttggcatggttcttttgtgggaagAAGCTGAAGAAAGATTGGAGGACTGCTCCTTTGCGTATTTTCTGGATGTTATGGATGGAAAGAAACAGGAGGTAATTCAAAGACGGTGAATAGTCGAACCAATCAATCAAATCTTCCTTTATGTTTATCTTTTTGAATTGGGTTAAGAGTATACATAGATGG includes:
- the LOC100248696 gene encoding autophagy-related protein 8i; its protein translation is MGKKSMSSFKNEFSYEERLEESRDIIAKYPDRVPVIAERYSKTDLPEMEKKKFLVPRDMSVGQFIHILSIRLHLTPGKALFVFVENTLPQTASLMDTVYESFKDEDGFLYMSYSSEKTFGYADIQIHGH